The Spirosoma foliorum genome has a window encoding:
- a CDS encoding sulfatase family protein — protein sequence MKYMFSSVVIGLLTGVYTFIPPEFVGQVTDNPHQPAKTHHQDTKRPNIVLIVADDHGREALGCYGEKNAPKPTVRTPNIDQLAADGTRFTNAFCTTASCSPSRSVLLTGLHNHANGMYGLEHQVHHFSSFDTVRTLPVLLEQAGYRTARIGKLHVAPEKVYHFQTVLGAGGVNDPTSIGRSPVEMARKCYSFLEEKSDRPFFLYFATDDPHRSNTVAPDGKPIFDGSKPNLFGNKPGGYPQVGDHFYQPREVRVPPYMSDTKASRAELAQYYEAISRLDQGVGRLIEYLKDTGQYDNTLIVYLSDNGAPFPGSKTNLYEPGMRLPLLVKLPKPQKPGFIQDAMISWVDITPTLLDFARIETGKVAKQGRSFKDIIEQERVAGWDEVYASHSLHEITMYYPMRVVRERRYKLIFNIANELTYPMALDLYQSYTWQDILRTKQKFYGKRTVEAYLHRPRFELYDLQTDPEEVHNLAGNPKYREVLTRMQVKLKRFQKETRDPWVSKWEFE from the coding sequence ATGAAATATATGTTTAGCAGTGTTGTTATTGGCTTACTGACTGGAGTTTACACGTTCATACCACCAGAATTTGTGGGCCAAGTGACAGATAATCCGCATCAGCCTGCCAAAACACACCATCAGGATACAAAGCGCCCAAATATTGTCCTGATCGTTGCCGATGATCACGGACGTGAAGCCCTCGGTTGTTATGGGGAAAAGAACGCACCAAAACCAACCGTCCGGACCCCCAATATTGACCAATTAGCCGCCGATGGTACCCGGTTTACGAATGCGTTCTGTACTACAGCTAGTTGCAGTCCCAGCCGCTCGGTATTGCTGACGGGCCTGCATAACCACGCGAATGGCATGTATGGCCTGGAGCATCAGGTACATCATTTCAGTTCGTTCGATACAGTTCGAACGTTACCCGTTTTGCTCGAACAGGCGGGTTATCGAACTGCACGCATCGGGAAACTGCACGTGGCCCCCGAGAAAGTGTATCATTTTCAGACGGTGCTTGGTGCCGGTGGCGTCAATGACCCTACTTCCATTGGACGGAGTCCGGTGGAGATGGCGCGGAAATGCTATTCGTTTCTGGAGGAAAAGTCAGATCGCCCGTTCTTCCTGTATTTCGCCACTGACGATCCGCACCGTAGCAATACCGTAGCGCCTGATGGTAAACCTATTTTTGACGGATCGAAACCAAACTTGTTTGGAAATAAACCGGGTGGCTATCCACAGGTAGGCGATCATTTCTATCAGCCGAGAGAGGTTCGGGTACCGCCGTATATGTCGGACACAAAAGCTAGCCGGGCCGAACTGGCTCAATATTACGAAGCCATCAGTCGGCTTGATCAGGGCGTTGGTCGTTTGATTGAGTACCTGAAAGATACGGGGCAGTACGACAATACATTGATTGTCTATCTGTCAGATAATGGCGCTCCATTTCCGGGTTCGAAAACGAATTTGTACGAACCGGGTATGCGGTTGCCTTTGCTAGTGAAGCTCCCCAAACCACAAAAGCCTGGTTTTATCCAGGATGCAATGATCTCGTGGGTCGATATAACGCCTACACTTCTGGATTTTGCCAGAATTGAAACTGGCAAAGTAGCCAAACAAGGCCGTTCGTTTAAGGATATTATTGAACAGGAGCGGGTGGCTGGTTGGGATGAAGTCTACGCATCGCACTCGTTGCATGAAATTACGATGTACTATCCCATGCGTGTAGTTCGCGAACGTCGGTATAAGCTGATTTTCAACATTGCCAATGAGCTAACCTACCCAATGGCGCTCGATTTGTATCAGTCATACACATGGCAGGATATTCTTCGGACAAAGCAGAAATTCTACGGCAAACGGACAGTAGAAGCCTACCTGCACCGCCCACGCTTTGAACTATACGACCTGCAAACCGACCCCGAAGAGGTGCATAATCTGGCCGGTAATCCAAAATACCGAGAGGTATTAACACGGATGCAGGTCAAATTGAAACGATTTCAGAAAGAAACGCGCGACCCTTGGGTAAGTAAGTGGGAGTTTGAGTAA
- the aspS gene encoding aspartate--tRNA ligase, which translates to MLRTHTCGELRLSNNNQTATLSGWVQTIRDKGGVLWIDLRDRYGITQLLLEDGQTAPELFTIARSLGREFVLKATGTVIERKSKNPNIPTGDVELKVTSLEVLNPAKLPPFLIEDATDGGDDLRMKYRYLDLRRNPVRKSLELRHRMAQQTRLFMDGQNFIEVETPVLIKSTPEGARDFVVPSRMNPGEFYALPQSPQTFKQLLMVSGFDRYYQIVKCFRDEDLRADRQPEFTQIDCEMSFVEQEDILNMFEGLVRHLFKAVKGIDLDAVPRMTYADAMKFYGSDKPDTRFDMKFVELKGTFDTVDMTSGKGFGVFDSAELVVGINAPGCAHYTRKQLDELTDWIKRPQVGAKGLIYVRYNEDGTLKSSVDKFYSESDLQAWATHFGAKPGDLMLIISGDAAKARKQLNELRLEMGTRLGLRDPNVFSTLWVLDFPLLEYGEEDQRWFAMHHPFTSPKPEDIPLLDTDLGSVRANAYDLVINGTEVGGGSIRIFNRDLQARMFSILGFSDEEAKAQFGFLMDAFEYGAPPHGGIAFGFDRLCSLFGGADSIRDFIAFPKNNSGRDVMIDSPSVISQAQLNELKIATVAK; encoded by the coding sequence ATGCTCCGAACGCACACTTGCGGGGAACTCCGCCTTTCTAACAATAATCAAACGGCTACACTGTCTGGCTGGGTGCAAACCATCCGCGATAAAGGTGGCGTGTTGTGGATTGACCTCCGTGACCGCTATGGTATTACGCAGCTTTTGCTCGAAGATGGTCAGACAGCGCCCGAATTGTTCACCATTGCCCGCTCGTTGGGCCGCGAATTTGTCCTGAAAGCAACCGGGACAGTTATTGAACGGAAGTCTAAAAATCCGAATATTCCAACGGGCGACGTTGAATTGAAAGTGACCTCGCTGGAGGTGTTGAATCCGGCCAAATTGCCACCGTTCCTGATCGAAGATGCTACCGACGGGGGCGATGACCTCCGCATGAAATACCGTTACCTCGATCTTCGCCGGAATCCGGTGCGGAAGAGTCTGGAGCTTCGCCACCGCATGGCTCAGCAAACGCGGTTATTCATGGACGGCCAGAATTTCATTGAAGTTGAAACGCCGGTTCTGATCAAATCGACGCCCGAAGGCGCACGGGATTTTGTGGTGCCAAGCCGCATGAATCCGGGTGAATTTTACGCCCTACCTCAATCACCCCAAACGTTTAAGCAACTGCTGATGGTATCGGGTTTCGACCGGTACTACCAGATTGTGAAGTGTTTCCGTGACGAAGACCTTCGTGCTGACCGCCAGCCTGAATTTACACAAATCGACTGCGAGATGTCGTTCGTGGAGCAGGAAGACATTCTGAACATGTTCGAAGGGCTGGTTCGGCACTTATTCAAAGCCGTAAAAGGTATTGACCTGGACGCTGTGCCTCGCATGACCTATGCCGATGCCATGAAATTCTACGGTTCCGACAAGCCCGACACACGCTTCGATATGAAGTTTGTAGAGCTTAAAGGCACTTTCGACACCGTCGATATGACCTCGGGCAAAGGCTTTGGCGTGTTCGATTCGGCCGAGTTGGTCGTGGGTATCAACGCGCCTGGTTGCGCACACTACACTCGTAAGCAACTGGATGAACTGACCGATTGGATCAAACGTCCACAAGTTGGGGCAAAAGGGCTGATCTACGTTCGCTATAACGAAGATGGAACGCTGAAATCGTCGGTTGATAAGTTTTATTCGGAATCAGATTTGCAGGCATGGGCAACCCATTTTGGTGCCAAGCCCGGCGATTTGATGCTGATCATTTCGGGCGATGCCGCAAAAGCCAGAAAACAGCTGAACGAATTGCGTCTGGAAATGGGTACTCGTCTGGGTCTACGTGATCCAAACGTGTTCAGCACCTTATGGGTACTCGACTTCCCCTTGCTCGAATACGGCGAAGAAGATCAGCGCTGGTTTGCGATGCACCACCCATTCACATCGCCCAAGCCCGAAGATATTCCGCTACTAGACACCGACTTAGGTTCCGTTCGCGCCAATGCGTATGACCTAGTCATTAACGGCACTGAAGTTGGCGGTGGTTCTATTCGGATTTTCAACCGTGATTTACAAGCCCGGATGTTTAGCATTCTGGGCTTCTCGGACGAAGAAGCAAAAGCACAGTTTGGCTTCCTCATGGATGCCTTCGAATACGGTGCTCCTCCACACGGCGGTATTGCCTTCGGTTTCGACCGCTTGTGCTCGCTCTTCGGCGGTGCCGATTCGATCCGCGATTTCATCGCCTTCCCGAAAAACAACTCAGGCCGCGATGTCATGATCGACTCGCCATCGGTAATTAGTCAGGCGCAATTGAACGAGTTAAAAATCGCGACTGTAGCGAAGTAG
- the galU gene encoding UTP--glucose-1-phosphate uridylyltransferase GalU, with product MIKKAVIPAAGFGTRFLPATKAQPKEMLPIIDRPTIQYVVQEAVDSGIEDILIITGKGKRAIEDHFDRNHELETRLEEKEDQLLLDEMRRLSDMANLHYVRQRELNGLGDAIRYAKHHVGNEPFAVLLGDTIMDSVIPVTQQLIDTYAQYGGSVIAVEEVPRDKVNRYGIVGGNSISDRILELTTLVEKPAIADAPSNLAIAGRYILTPEIFSMLEQTPAGKNNEIQLTDALLLLLKRENLYAHRIEGKRHDIGNKLDFLKTTVEFALKRPEFADKFRAFLEEIVRKE from the coding sequence ATGATCAAGAAAGCCGTTATTCCCGCTGCCGGATTTGGAACCCGGTTTTTGCCTGCTACGAAGGCTCAACCTAAAGAAATGTTGCCCATTATCGACCGCCCGACCATTCAGTATGTGGTGCAGGAGGCCGTTGATTCGGGAATTGAAGATATCCTGATTATTACGGGTAAAGGTAAACGGGCCATCGAAGACCACTTCGATCGAAACCACGAACTCGAAACCCGATTAGAAGAAAAGGAAGATCAGCTATTGTTGGACGAGATGCGTCGACTTTCCGACATGGCTAACCTGCACTACGTTCGTCAGCGCGAACTGAACGGCCTGGGCGATGCTATTCGGTATGCGAAGCACCACGTTGGTAATGAGCCTTTTGCCGTGTTGCTTGGCGATACGATCATGGACTCTGTTATTCCCGTAACCCAACAATTGATCGACACCTACGCCCAATATGGCGGCTCGGTGATTGCGGTTGAAGAGGTCCCTCGCGATAAGGTAAATCGCTACGGTATTGTGGGAGGAAATTCTATTAGCGACCGGATTCTGGAATTGACCACCCTCGTTGAGAAGCCTGCTATTGCAGACGCTCCGTCAAACCTGGCAATTGCAGGACGGTATATTCTGACCCCCGAAATCTTCTCGATGCTGGAACAAACTCCGGCCGGCAAGAACAACGAAATCCAATTGACCGATGCCCTGCTGTTGTTGCTGAAACGCGAAAACCTGTATGCCCACCGCATCGAAGGGAAGCGTCATGACATTGGTAACAAACTCGATTTCCTGAAAACAACCGTTGAGTTTGCCCTTAAACGGCCCGAGTTTGCCGATAAGTTTCGGGCGTTTCTAGAAGAAATTGTCCGGAAAGAATAG
- a CDS encoding helix-turn-helix transcriptional regulator: MTIHLRLQELIDSLNISVLEFARQLGEHRGEKVYHILHGRLKPRYDTLEKILIAFPQVNGDWLLRGEGLMFKTLNSPSAAITTEERLRNVEFLLFQLNERVALLQQTNDQLLEELKGEKGGK, translated from the coding sequence ATGACAATTCATTTGCGCCTTCAAGAATTAATTGATTCGCTAAATATTAGTGTCCTCGAATTTGCCCGACAGTTGGGCGAACATCGGGGCGAAAAAGTATACCACATTTTGCACGGTCGGCTAAAGCCACGTTACGACACCCTGGAAAAGATATTGATCGCCTTCCCACAGGTTAATGGCGACTGGCTGCTACGGGGGGAGGGACTTATGTTTAAGACACTTAATTCGCCTTCGGCAGCCATCACGACCGAGGAACGACTACGGAATGTGGAGTTCCTGCTTTTTCAGCTTAATGAGCGGGTGGCCTTACTTCAGCAAACTAATGACCAGTTGCTGGAGGAGCTGAAGGGGGAGAAGGGAGGAAAGTGA
- a CDS encoding DUF11 domain-containing protein codes for MPISTCCRLLVGLLFIFQSSLVYSQNQPSPSERDTLRRIAEEEQRRLIDPATGTVPYERLDEARRKLNNQSSTANGGPSAQSGIPGITWQERGPSNAGGRTRALLFDLNDPAHKKVWAGSPAGGLWYTNDISDASATWTSVSDTWENTVVTALAADPSNPQVMYAGTGDGYNYVTGGGIWKTTNGGTTWSRLTSTIPSGNSPSINYSFGYIQQIIVNGSGQVFVATRSGIVRSVDGGTSWTYALAPNQGIGAGSNTNNYYNDFVTDLELATDGILYAAFNPSRIFKSTSSSGTAWSEITPTGITGERTELALAPSTNGANQVIYAVSRAYNNVNYGQDVKWFKKSSNGGTSWTDVPIPTFSWNDHFTSGNGYYALNLAVHPTDANTIYAGGYDWLRSIDGGTTWSGALANRYINQQGLWFQPGSNINAIFADDKGIRWSTDWGNNAVSAPTFVNRNTGYRVAEISSVSMKASAGSSYLLAGARGSGYFQQTTAGLSTGTMIWSTNYSTGITFIDDNEPDIQIFQSYGQFYRYDGANFSQLVSLNSYSYPNPSDYDSQSNTLYTTDFTNNQAVIRKVVGIGGSPSTTTLTLSGLTNSLTYLKLNTDRTALFAGSYSGKLYKITNLNQSTPTVTAIDNGVFSQYATLSGIDVGATDNELLVTLSNYGVQSVWYTNDGGNTWTGKDQSNYGLPDVPVRTALFNPQNRKQVLLGTDVGIWSTTDITASNPGWTFSSSGLGTLQVNQLRYRASDGRLSAATNGRGIFSSDAFAIPYILPSVAITNISNANLCAGNTFTVSFSTTGPAFSTGNKFEVWLSDATGNFANPTKIGSNATSPISATLPSGYSAMPYGTTYRVKIIATNPDVESSLSGVLAIGNLGSISVYDHLADFQGYYSGGTICIGGKTTLKAYTYTTNYSSTTPASYQWLFNGSSISGATSATVSAQQAGTYVATVQQAGCTITSKAYTLTTSSNPYVSFSSLSNGEPQCDDHPLKLFSNYIGETASYQWARDGIDIAGATSYTYTASQTGKYSLRMTDGSCYYSVSPSYIQFGRSLYARASLNTIGDSLLCSASPNYSISMYASIPSSNDYTVQWYRNGLIVPGATSMYYYATQPGAYSFLLKQGTCQTFSNAVSVRMVDQFQASINYSFASKSACPGEVRNLYTSIYNNSSYQWQKDGVDIAGATSSNYGATSSGSYTLKLTRGSCSAISAPVSLTFSNAIVPKVIYYSSTAEGCSGKDIYAWDSYNLSGYQFQWYKNGVVINNASSDYFYATQSGAYSVRVTNGSCTGLSKEIYVDAGNGNIAKPVITTSPVTSQLCMNNTLRLSINSYNGTVQWKRNGVAIAGATSYQFYATESGLYTVFNQDGSCTAESDPVDIRIGEPTTATISGLAIVNSGQSTLLPVSFTGPAPWSFTLTNGQSVTATYQNPAFIAVSPTSNTIYQLASVGNACGTGTVSGQASVSVGTSSADVSLNMAVSNRVPNVGDVVSYTLSAANAGPQDAVGVQLSSLLPAGLAFVNSSSPGLSAVNGVVSASLGTIPANGVSSVSFQVTPTQAGIFATSAQIIASQTPDPDSQPGSGTGDGQDDEVTVDLRTPNGGSLVTSANPNQMLLPVVLGNQPATDPNKIDLSLGMWVDKLTPAASDIISTSLTVNNRGGSSASSIIVQVVLPNGSFNAQSPAGWIQVDSQTYKRYINALAAGQSATVSLKWQPSGSGTLKAQILDAAETDSDSTPGNGYANGEDDEAAVTVRAQ; via the coding sequence ATGCCCATTTCTACTTGCTGTCGGCTACTCGTTGGCCTATTATTTATTTTCCAATCTTCACTTGTTTATTCCCAAAATCAACCAAGCCCTTCAGAACGCGATACCCTTCGTCGAATTGCCGAGGAAGAACAAAGACGATTGATCGACCCTGCAACTGGCACAGTACCTTATGAACGGCTCGACGAAGCTCGTCGGAAACTAAACAATCAATCGTCAACAGCTAATGGGGGGCCATCGGCTCAGAGTGGTATTCCCGGCATAACCTGGCAGGAACGCGGCCCCAGCAATGCTGGAGGTCGAACTCGCGCCCTTTTATTCGATCTGAATGATCCGGCTCATAAGAAAGTATGGGCGGGTAGCCCGGCAGGTGGCTTATGGTACACCAACGATATTTCCGACGCTTCTGCAACCTGGACATCTGTTAGTGATACATGGGAAAATACCGTTGTAACTGCTCTGGCCGCCGATCCCTCGAATCCACAAGTAATGTACGCCGGAACAGGTGATGGCTATAACTATGTAACAGGTGGGGGCATCTGGAAAACAACGAACGGCGGTACTACCTGGAGCCGGTTAACCAGCACTATTCCGAGTGGTAATTCGCCCAGCATCAACTACAGTTTTGGCTATATCCAGCAGATTATCGTCAACGGTAGTGGTCAGGTATTCGTGGCAACCCGATCAGGAATCGTGCGTTCGGTGGATGGCGGTACTAGTTGGACATATGCCTTAGCGCCCAATCAGGGTATTGGTGCAGGCAGCAATACCAACAACTATTACAACGACTTTGTTACAGACCTGGAACTGGCGACGGATGGCATTCTATACGCGGCCTTCAACCCTAGTCGAATATTCAAATCAACCAGTTCCAGCGGTACTGCTTGGAGTGAAATCACGCCTACTGGCATCACAGGCGAACGTACTGAATTAGCCTTAGCTCCCTCAACAAACGGAGCGAATCAAGTGATTTATGCCGTATCAAGAGCATACAATAATGTGAACTATGGTCAGGATGTAAAGTGGTTTAAGAAAAGTAGTAACGGGGGTACTTCCTGGACCGATGTGCCTATACCAACCTTTAGCTGGAATGATCATTTTACCAGTGGTAACGGGTATTATGCGCTCAATCTGGCTGTCCATCCTACTGATGCAAACACTATTTACGCAGGTGGTTATGACTGGTTAAGATCGATCGATGGCGGTACTACCTGGAGTGGTGCACTGGCTAACAGATACATAAACCAACAAGGCCTCTGGTTTCAGCCAGGCAGCAATATAAACGCAATCTTCGCCGACGATAAAGGCATTCGCTGGTCGACCGATTGGGGCAATAATGCGGTATCAGCGCCAACATTTGTAAATCGGAATACGGGCTATCGGGTGGCTGAAATTAGCTCCGTATCGATGAAAGCGAGTGCGGGCAGTTCTTATCTTTTGGCGGGAGCTCGCGGGTCTGGCTATTTTCAACAAACGACAGCGGGTCTTTCGACAGGGACAATGATCTGGAGCACAAATTACTCCACTGGTATTACCTTTATTGATGATAATGAACCTGATATCCAGATTTTCCAATCCTATGGTCAGTTTTATCGGTATGATGGTGCCAATTTCAGCCAGTTAGTTAGTTTAAATAGCTATTCTTATCCTAACCCATCAGACTACGATAGTCAATCGAATACACTCTACACAACCGACTTTACGAATAATCAAGCTGTCATTCGTAAAGTAGTCGGAATTGGAGGAAGTCCCTCAACGACAACATTAACTCTATCGGGGCTCACCAATTCTCTCACCTATCTTAAGTTAAATACAGATCGAACAGCCCTATTTGCAGGTTCTTATTCCGGTAAGCTTTATAAAATCACGAACCTCAACCAATCTACTCCTACTGTTACAGCTATCGACAACGGAGTATTTTCCCAATACGCAACCCTATCTGGCATTGACGTCGGAGCTACGGATAATGAATTGCTGGTAACGCTTTCGAATTATGGTGTTCAATCCGTTTGGTACACGAACGATGGCGGTAACACTTGGACAGGTAAAGATCAGTCCAATTATGGATTACCTGACGTACCCGTTCGAACAGCCCTATTTAATCCCCAAAATCGAAAACAGGTTTTATTAGGTACTGACGTAGGAATCTGGTCAACCACAGATATTACAGCATCTAATCCCGGCTGGACATTTTCCAGTAGTGGATTAGGAACCCTGCAAGTCAACCAGCTACGCTACCGGGCGTCGGACGGGCGTTTATCAGCAGCCACGAACGGACGAGGTATCTTTTCTTCCGATGCCTTTGCCATTCCGTACATATTGCCTAGTGTTGCCATCACCAACATTTCGAATGCAAATCTCTGTGCCGGAAACACATTTACAGTATCATTCAGCACGACAGGCCCAGCTTTTAGTACGGGCAACAAGTTTGAGGTTTGGCTATCCGATGCCACAGGAAACTTTGCCAACCCAACAAAAATTGGTAGTAATGCCACCAGTCCTATTTCAGCGACCCTACCAAGTGGTTACAGTGCGATGCCCTATGGTACAACTTATCGGGTTAAGATTATTGCCACCAATCCTGATGTTGAGAGTAGTCTGAGTGGTGTCTTAGCTATTGGTAACTTAGGCAGTATCAGTGTTTATGACCACCTTGCTGACTTTCAGGGGTATTATAGTGGTGGAACAATCTGTATAGGAGGCAAAACCACCCTTAAAGCCTATACCTATACCACTAACTATTCGAGTACTACCCCTGCCAGTTACCAGTGGCTATTTAATGGCTCGTCGATTAGTGGTGCCACGTCGGCTACTGTCTCGGCTCAGCAAGCAGGTACCTATGTGGCTACCGTACAGCAGGCTGGTTGTACGATTACCAGTAAGGCGTATACGCTAACAACGTCCTCAAATCCTTATGTTTCGTTTTCTTCACTATCCAATGGAGAACCACAGTGTGATGATCATCCACTAAAGCTTTTCTCAAACTATATTGGTGAAACCGCCAGTTATCAATGGGCTCGGGATGGAATTGATATTGCCGGAGCAACCAGTTATACCTACACGGCCAGCCAGACCGGGAAATATTCGCTTAGAATGACAGATGGTAGCTGTTATTATAGCGTATCGCCTTCCTATATCCAGTTTGGCCGCTCACTTTATGCAAGGGCATCTTTGAATACAATTGGCGACTCACTACTCTGCTCAGCGTCTCCAAATTATAGTATTTCAATGTATGCGTCTATCCCTTCATCAAACGATTATACAGTGCAATGGTATCGAAATGGCCTGATCGTTCCTGGGGCAACTTCTATGTATTATTACGCAACCCAGCCCGGCGCTTACTCTTTTTTACTGAAACAAGGTACCTGTCAAACGTTCAGCAATGCCGTAAGTGTTCGAATGGTTGACCAATTTCAGGCTAGCATTAATTATTCATTTGCCAGTAAATCAGCCTGTCCAGGAGAAGTACGCAATTTGTACACAAGTATCTACAATAATAGTAGCTATCAATGGCAGAAAGACGGAGTAGATATTGCAGGAGCCACGAGTTCGAACTACGGAGCCACTTCATCGGGGAGTTATACCCTGAAGTTAACACGGGGCTCGTGTAGTGCAATATCTGCGCCTGTATCGCTCACATTTAGTAACGCTATCGTGCCCAAAGTAATATATTATTCTTCTACAGCAGAGGGATGTTCTGGAAAAGATATATACGCGTGGGACTCCTATAATTTAAGTGGCTATCAGTTTCAATGGTACAAAAATGGTGTCGTTATAAATAATGCCAGCAGCGACTACTTTTATGCCACTCAATCAGGTGCTTATTCAGTGCGGGTTACTAATGGTAGCTGCACAGGGTTATCAAAAGAGATCTATGTTGATGCTGGTAATGGCAACATAGCCAAACCTGTTATTACCACTTCTCCCGTAACTAGTCAATTGTGTATGAATAATACGTTGCGATTATCCATAAATTCTTACAATGGCACTGTACAATGGAAACGCAATGGTGTTGCTATTGCGGGAGCTACCAGTTATCAATTCTACGCTACTGAATCCGGCTTATATACTGTCTTCAATCAGGACGGCTCCTGCACCGCTGAATCCGACCCCGTTGATATCAGAATTGGTGAACCCACCACCGCTACTATAAGTGGTCTTGCAATAGTTAACAGTGGTCAGTCAACCCTATTGCCCGTTTCCTTCACTGGTCCAGCTCCCTGGTCGTTTACCCTAACAAATGGGCAATCGGTGACGGCGACCTACCAGAATCCAGCGTTTATAGCGGTATCGCCAACCAGCAACACGATTTATCAATTGGCATCGGTAGGAAATGCTTGTGGTACGGGCACCGTATCGGGACAGGCCAGTGTATCGGTAGGGACCAGTAGTGCCGATGTGTCGTTGAATATGGCCGTTAGCAACCGAGTACCAAACGTAGGTGATGTGGTGAGTTATACACTAAGTGCAGCCAATGCTGGTCCACAGGATGCTGTTGGCGTACAGCTTAGCAGCTTGCTTCCAGCGGGGCTTGCGTTTGTCAATTCATCTTCACCTGGACTGAGTGCTGTCAATGGTGTAGTAAGTGCCAGTCTGGGGACGATTCCAGCCAACGGAGTAAGTAGTGTTAGCTTTCAGGTCACGCCAACACAAGCGGGTATCTTTGCAACATCAGCTCAAATCATAGCCAGCCAAACCCCTGACCCCGACAGTCAACCCGGCTCAGGTACAGGCGATGGTCAGGATGATGAGGTCACGGTTGATTTACGCACCCCCAACGGCGGTTCGCTCGTAACGTCAGCCAATCCCAATCAGATGCTGTTGCCCGTTGTTTTGGGCAATCAGCCTGCAACTGATCCCAATAAAATTGATCTAAGTCTAGGCATGTGGGTCGATAAACTGACACCCGCTGCCTCCGATATTATTTCGACAAGCCTGACTGTCAATAACAGGGGAGGCTCATCGGCATCATCAATCATTGTACAAGTTGTTCTGCCTAATGGGTCATTCAACGCACAAAGTCCGGCGGGGTGGATTCAAGTCGATAGCCAGACTTACAAACGGTATATTAACGCCCTGGCAGCTGGGCAGTCAGCAACGGTATCTCTAAAATGGCAACCGTCGGGTAGCGGCACACTAAAAGCACAAATTCTCGATGCTGCCGAAACTGATTCTGATTCCACACCAGGCAATGGCTATGCGAATGGAGAAGATGACGAAGCAGCTGTAACTGTTCGGGCACAATAA
- a CDS encoding mevalonate kinase family protein, with protein sequence MLIETRAYARAGMLGNPSDGFFGKTIAITVRNFGASVTLYQSPELNIEPQFQDTNVFRSLHHLRDSVSMLGYHGGVPLLKAAIKKFAEYCEKEQIRLPNQNFSIRYNTSIPRQVGLSGSSAIIVATFRALMQFYNVEIPQPILPNLVLATEAEELGITAGLQDRVIQCYEGCVYMDFDRSTLERQGYGQYEPLDPRLLPKLYIAYNTDLGKQSGQVHNDVRSRWLKGDTTVIETMNSIADVARQGREALMNQDTKALNELVNRNFDLRSQIYNISDRNRKMIETARACGASSSFTGSGGSIIGLYRDDAMLNRLFVELKKINARVIKPYVV encoded by the coding sequence TTGCTCATCGAAACCCGTGCCTATGCCCGAGCGGGGATGCTCGGCAACCCGTCTGACGGATTTTTTGGTAAGACAATCGCCATTACCGTCCGTAATTTTGGAGCGTCGGTAACGCTTTACCAATCGCCCGAACTGAATATTGAGCCTCAGTTTCAGGATACTAACGTATTCAGAAGCCTGCACCACCTGCGCGATTCTGTTAGTATGCTCGGCTATCATGGGGGCGTTCCGTTGCTGAAAGCGGCCATCAAGAAATTTGCTGAATACTGCGAAAAGGAGCAGATTCGGTTGCCTAATCAGAATTTCTCGATCCGGTACAATACGTCCATTCCCCGGCAAGTGGGCCTTTCTGGTTCCAGCGCCATTATTGTGGCTACGTTCCGGGCGCTGATGCAGTTTTACAACGTTGAAATTCCTCAACCGATACTGCCAAACCTGGTGCTGGCTACCGAAGCAGAAGAGTTAGGTATTACGGCTGGATTGCAGGATCGGGTTATTCAGTGCTATGAAGGTTGCGTTTATATGGATTTTGACCGCAGCACTTTAGAGCGTCAGGGCTATGGCCAGTACGAGCCACTTGATCCTCGACTGCTCCCGAAATTATACATTGCCTATAATACCGATCTGGGAAAACAGTCGGGGCAAGTGCATAACGACGTTCGGTCTCGATGGCTCAAAGGGGACACGACAGTGATCGAAACGATGAATTCAATTGCCGATGTAGCCCGTCAGGGACGTGAAGCCCTGATGAACCAGGATACCAAAGCGTTGAACGAGCTGGTAAACCGTAATTTCGACCTGCGCTCTCAGATTTATAACATCAGCGATCGGAACCGAAAAATGATTGAAACCGCCCGAGCCTGCGGAGCATCATCGTCGTTTACCGGCTCAGGTGGTTCCATCATCGGCCTCTACCGCGATGATGCCATGCTGAATCGTCTCTTTGTTGAACTCAAGAAAATTAATGCCCGCGTTATTAAGCCTTATGTAGTTTAA